From the genome of Arthrobacter alpinus, one region includes:
- a CDS encoding maleylpyruvate isomerase family mycothiol-dependent enzyme, which yields MKSVQESPISLSTERQRAAAGYGSIMSGIADLLDGIGETDWELSTECTGWSVRDIAAHLLGAQEDGMSVPTALRRRRTGKRRYPGLSLLDAANQVQIDSHAQKSTQDLALNYRANIPKLAKRVERFPKVLAHIPVDKTMAPGNSPLRLGYLYNVIYLRDAWMHGIDLARTTGHPRPVSDMEAMVVEQIMADASIQWGAGPGLEVELTGEICGSWQLGRPGRPSLATAVGLDLCRRLSGREPDTEVLAVSASPAQVDKLARLRIVF from the coding sequence ATGAAGAGCGTGCAAGAATCCCCAATTTCACTTTCCACTGAGCGTCAGCGCGCAGCCGCAGGCTATGGTTCGATCATGAGCGGGATCGCGGACCTTTTGGACGGGATAGGTGAAACGGATTGGGAGCTGTCCACCGAGTGCACCGGCTGGAGCGTCCGTGACATAGCGGCCCACCTGCTGGGCGCCCAAGAGGACGGGATGAGCGTTCCCACCGCGCTGCGTCGGCGGCGAACCGGCAAACGGCGCTATCCCGGCCTTTCGCTGCTAGATGCCGCCAATCAGGTGCAAATTGACAGCCATGCCCAGAAGTCGACGCAGGATCTCGCCCTGAACTACCGGGCAAACATTCCCAAGCTCGCAAAGCGCGTGGAGAGGTTCCCTAAAGTGCTGGCGCACATTCCGGTGGACAAGACCATGGCACCAGGAAATTCGCCACTGCGGCTGGGATATCTGTACAACGTGATCTACCTGCGCGACGCATGGATGCACGGCATAGATTTGGCCCGCACCACCGGACACCCGCGCCCCGTCAGCGACATGGAGGCCATGGTGGTGGAGCAAATCATGGCCGACGCCTCAATTCAATGGGGCGCCGGACCCGGGCTGGAGGTGGAACTGACAGGCGAAATCTGCGGATCCTGGCAGCTGGGCCGCCCCGGCCGGCCTTCCCTAGCCACCGCCGTCGGGCTCGACTTATGCCGGCGCCTCTCCGGGAGGGAACCGGATACTGAGGTTTTGGCTGTCTCGGCAAGCCCGGCACAGGTGGACAAGCTGGCGCGTCTACGGATCGTGTTCTAG
- a CDS encoding class I SAM-dependent methyltransferase — MVFEESVAAHYGRIDAGAQLLGMLRREGKDPEHFVPADLHGADQLHIGGPGATARLAERAGIGSGIRVLDIGSGMGGVARHLAHEYGVEVHGVDLTPEFVELSRSLTQRSGLAGSVTFSQGSALTLPLEDSSFDTAVIIHVGMNIRDKDQVFAEASRVLRPGGVIALYDIMVLGGEPEDYPLPWANTAEMSFVQPPLAYSDALAQAGFEVDLESKTVQEGIDFIDRAINAGPGRGGPVGVDAAALGNLRTAFQAGILGPVEIYAHLPG; from the coding sequence ATGGTTTTCGAAGAGTCAGTGGCAGCACATTACGGGCGCATCGATGCGGGGGCGCAACTGCTGGGCATGCTCCGGAGAGAGGGCAAGGACCCCGAGCATTTTGTTCCCGCAGACCTCCACGGTGCCGACCAGCTCCACATTGGAGGTCCGGGCGCCACCGCACGGCTGGCCGAACGGGCAGGCATTGGCTCCGGGATCCGGGTGCTGGACATCGGCTCCGGGATGGGCGGTGTGGCCAGGCACCTGGCCCACGAATACGGCGTCGAGGTTCACGGCGTGGACCTGACGCCCGAGTTCGTGGAACTTTCCCGGTCCCTGACACAGCGCTCCGGACTGGCGGGGTCCGTGACCTTCAGCCAGGGAAGCGCCCTGACCCTGCCACTCGAGGACAGCTCCTTTGACACCGCAGTGATCATTCATGTGGGCATGAACATCCGCGACAAGGACCAGGTCTTTGCTGAGGCCTCCCGGGTGCTGCGCCCCGGCGGTGTCATCGCCTTGTACGACATCATGGTCTTGGGCGGGGAGCCCGAGGACTACCCGCTGCCGTGGGCCAACACCGCCGAGATGTCTTTTGTGCAGCCACCGCTGGCTTACAGTGATGCGCTGGCCCAGGCCGGCTTCGAGGTGGACCTGGAATCCAAGACGGTGCAGGAGGGGATTGACTTCATTGACCGGGCCATAAATGCCGGTCCGGGCCGTGGCGGGCCTGTGGGTGTTGACGCCGCGGCGTTGGGCAATCTGCGCACCGCGTTCCAGGCCGGCATCCTGGGCCCAGTGGAGATTTACGCGCACCTGCCCGGCTAG